In Triticum urartu cultivar G1812 unplaced genomic scaffold, Tu2.1 TuUngrouped_contig_5180, whole genome shotgun sequence, a single genomic region encodes these proteins:
- the LOC125528881 gene encoding beta-galactosidase 7-like: MYAVGAVVAVALIVLTAACASAAAGDGRRVEEGGGDAARGEVTYDGRALVVDGTRRMLFSGEMHYTRSTPEMWPKLIASARKGGLDVIQTYVFWNVHEPVQGQYNFEGRYDLVKFIREIQAQGLYVSLRIGPFIEAEWKYGGFPFWLHDVPNITFRTDNEPFKQHMQRFVTQIVNMMKKEGLYYPQGGPIIISQIENEYQMVEPAFGSGGPRYVRWAAEMAVGLQTGVPWMMCKQNDAPDPIINTCNGLICGETFVGPNSPSKPALWTENWTTRYPIYGNDTKLRSTEDIAFAVALFIARKKGSFVSYYMYHGGTNFGRFASSYVTTSYYDGAPLDEYGLIWRPTWGHLKELHAAVNLSSEPLLFGTYSSFSLGQEQEAHIFETELKCVAFLVNFDKHQSPTVVFRNMSFQLAPKSISILSECRTVVFETAKVTAQYGSRTAKAVESTNDIHRWKAFKEPIPEDISKAAYTGNQLFEHLSMTKDETDYLWYIVSYEYRPSDDGQLMLLNVESRAHVLHAFVNTEYVGSVHGSHDGPGNIILNTNISLKEGQNTISLLSVMVGSPDSGAHMERRSFGIRKVSIQQGQQPLYLLNNELWGYQVGLYGEGKRIYTQEEASSVEWTEINNLTYHPLTWYKTTFAAPVGNDVVALNLTSMGKGEVWVNGESIGRYWVSFKAPSGQPSQSLYHIPQHFLKPIDNLLVLVEEIGGNPLEITLNTVSITTVCGNVNELSSPALHTQGKGPEVHLRCQRGKHISAIEFASYGNPAGDCTTFSTGSCHATLSESVVKQACIGKRGCSIPVSPARFGGDPCPGIQKSLLVVANCR, translated from the exons ATGTACGCAGTTGGCGCGGTGGTCGCCGTTGCGCTCATCGTGCTGACAGCGGCGTGCGCGTCGGCTGCGGCAGGAGACGGGCGGCGggtggaggagggaggaggcgaTGCGGCGCGAGGAGAGGTCACCTACGACGGCAGGGCCCTGGTCGTGGACGGCACGAGGAGGATGCTCTTCTCCGGGGAGATGCACTACACCAGAAGCACGCCCGAG ATGTGGCCAAAACTCATAGCGAGCGCCAGGAAGGGTGGCCTCGATGTCATACAAACATATGTCTTTTGGAATGTTCACGAGCCTGTCCAGGGCCAG TATAACTTTGAGGGAAGATACGATCTCGTGAAGTTCATCAGAGAAATTCAAGCTCAAGGGCTCTATGTAAGCCTCAGGATTGGACCCTTTATAGAGGCAGAATGGAAATACGG AGGGTTTCCATTTTGGCTACATGATGTTCCAAACATCACCTTCCGAACAGACAATGAACCCTTCAAG CAACATATGCAACGATTTGTCACACAGATAGTAAACATGATGAAAAAGGAAGGGCTGTATTACCCACAAGGAGGCCCAATCATCATTTCCCAG ATTGAGAATGAGTACCAGATGGTTGAGCCTGCATTTGGCTCAGGTGGCCCACGTTATGTCCGTTGGGCAGCTGAAATGGCTGTAGGTCTCCAGACAGGTGTTCCATGGATGATGTGCAAGCAAAACGATGCCCCAGACCCAATT ATTAATACCTGCAACGGGCTCATCTGTGGAGAAACATTTGTAGGACCAAACTCACCTAGCAAGCCTGCATTGTGGACAGAGAATTGGACAACTCG CTACCCTATATATGGTAATGATACAAAGTTGAGATCTACAGAAGATATTGCCTTTGCAGTTGCACTTTTCATAGCAAGAAAGAAAGGAAGCTTTGTGAGCTACTACATG TACCATGGAGGAACAAACTTTGGTAGGTTTGCCTCTTCATATGTAACAACAAGTTACTATGATGGAGCTCCTCTAGATGAATACG GTCTAATATGGCGACCTACATGGGGCCATCTCAAGGAACTGCATGCTGCAGTAAATCTATCTTCAGAACCATTACTGTTTGGAACGTACTCCAGTTTTTCATTAGGTCAAGAACAAGAG GCACATATCTTCGAAACAGAATTGAAGTGTGTGGCTTTCTTGGTCAACTTTGATAAGCATCAGTCACCAACAGTAGTATTCCGTAATATGTCTTTCCAACTGGCACCCAAATCCATCAGTATTCTATCAGAGTGCAGGACAGTGGTATTTGAAACAGCCAAG GTAACTGCTCAGTATGGGTCAAGAACAGCCAAAGCAGTAGAGTCTACTAACGATATTCATAGATGGAAGGCATTTAAAGAACCAATTCCTGAAGATATAAGCAAGGCTGCGTACACTGGAAACCAACTCTTTGAACATCTCTCAATGACTAAAGATGAGACAGATTATCTCTGGTACATTGTCAG CTACGAATATAGACCAAGCGATGATGGCCAGCTTATGCTTCTTAATGTTGAGTCACGAGCACATGTATTGCATGCCTTTGTCAACACTGAATACGTAG GGAGTGTGCATGGGAGTCATGATGGACCTGGCAACATAATTCTCAACACGAATATTTCTCTAAAGGAGGGGCAGAACACAATATCATTGCTAAGTGTAATGGTTGGATCACCG GACTCTGGTGCTCACATGGAAAGAAGAAGCTTTGGAATTCGCAAAGTGAGCATACAGCAAGGACAACAACCACTATATCTCCTCAACAATGAACTATGGGGGTACCAG GTTGGCTTATATGGAGAAGGGAAAAGAATCTACACGCAAGAAGAAGCAAGCAGTGTTGAATGGACAGAGATCAACAATTTGACATATCATCCACTTACTTGGTACAAG ACAACATTCGCCGCACCAGTGGGCAACGATGTGGTGGCACTGAACCTCACTAGTATGGGCAAGGGAGAAGTATGGGTCAACGGGGAGAGCATTGGACGGTACTGGGTCTCCTTTAAGGCCCCAAGTGGACAGCCCTCTCAATCCCT GTATCACATTCCACAGCACTTCCTGAAACCTATAGACAACCTCCTTGTTCTTGTTGAGGAAATCGGAGGCAATCCGCTGGAGATAACGTTGAACACAGTGTCCATCACAACAGTGTGTGGCAATGTGAATGAGCTTTCGTCGCCGGCTCTCCATACGCAAGGAAAGGGTCCGGAAGTACATTTACGGTGCCAAAGGGGAAAACACATCTCAGCAATTGAGTTCGCGAGTTATGGGAATCCTGCAGGCGACTGCACAACATTTTCAACTGGAAGTTGCCATGCCACGCTGTCTGAATCCGTTGTAAAACAG GCTTGCATAGGTAAAAGGGGTTGCTCTATTCCGGTATCTCCTGCCAGGTTTGGTGGTGATCCGTGCCCTGGGATCCAAAAATCCCTTCTAGTTGTTGCGAATTGCAGATGA